The following are encoded together in the Drosophila takahashii strain IR98-3 E-12201 chromosome X, DtakHiC1v2, whole genome shotgun sequence genome:
- the LOC108059159 gene encoding uncharacterized protein → MEKLTLMDPSAGDQQDYLLNEELDLLGELGDCHKTNLADIDVIARTTTRCHLTSPRLISMVSQRTTWEQPTTAVAEETDSQEEETELLPFGLRVEEEGLTSDEESKTLNAIHGLDQILKRIDIMQSQIRRHQQLEKSTDRTEEEETEEEQVSCGGLTTKHSEIRCIQRAQHHIQCQITELLCRYNGFRDMLRTLSQEWACLEQKIADIRRHNLVHLDWTQESANDLSNCQHRHRSLAAVKLTKKMALLVTKTNMSSGFRYSRRYLRQALLSRHINDFRYEVAELKLLSEQICAGIDGRLDEIKMKARKMGVQMGPTPRESQLVTEVAEVFTVARNPGSKVKGK, encoded by the coding sequence ATGGAGAAGCTAACGCTGATGGATCCGAGTGCGGGGGATCAGCAGGACTATTTGCTCAACGAGGAGCTGGATCTGCTGGGCGAACTGGGCGATTGTCACAAGACCAACTTGGCGGACATTGATGTGATAGCGCGAACGACCACCAGATGTCACTTGACGAGTCCGCGGCTGATTTCGATGGTCAGCCAGAGGACCACGTGGGAGCAACCGACCACCGCCGTGGCCGAGGAGACGGATTCCCAGGAGGAGGAGACGGAGCTGCTGCCCTTTGGACTTCGGGTCGAGGAGGAAGGGCTGACCTCGGACGAGGAGTCGAAAACGCTGAATGCCATTCATGGTCTAGATCAGATACTCAAACGAATCGATATAATGCAGAGCCAGATCCGAAGGCATCAGCAGCTGGAGAAGAGCACCGATCggacggaggaggaggaaacggaggaggagcaggtctCCTGTGGTGGACTAACCACGAAGCACTCGGAGATTCGGTGCATTCAGCGGGCCCAGCACCACATTCAGTGTCAGATCACCGAGCTGCTGTGCCGCTACAATGGATTCCGGGACATGTTGCGCACTTTGAGCCAAGAGTGGGCCTGTCTGGAGCAGAAGATCGCCGACATTCGCCGCCACAACCTGGTGCATTTGGACTGGACTCAGGAGTCGGCCAATGATTTGAGCAACTGCCAGCATCGCCATCGATCCCTGGCCGCCGTCAAGCTGACCAAGAAGATGGCCCTGCTCGTGACCAAGACGAACATGTCCAGCGGCTTCCGCTACAGCCGTCGATATCTGCGACAGGCCCTCCTCAGTCGGCACATCAACGACTTTCGCTACGAGGTCGCCGAGCTGAAGCTCCTCAGCGAACAGATCTGCGCCGGAATCGATGGGCGACTCGACGAGATCAAGATGAAGGCCCGCAAAATGGGTGTCCAAATGGGGCCCACGCCGCGCGAATCCCAATTGGTCACCGAGGTGGCCGAGGTCTTTACCGTCGCCAGGAAtcctggttcaaaagttaagGGGAAATAA